A stretch of the Nothobranchius furzeri strain GRZ-AD chromosome 5, NfurGRZ-RIMD1, whole genome shotgun sequence genome encodes the following:
- the fabp10a gene encoding fatty acid-binding protein 10-A, liver basic produces the protein MDFSGTWQVYAQENYEEFLKAMELPEDVIKMAKDIKPVTEIKQTGNDFVITSKTPGKSVTNSFTIGKETEINTMDGKKLKCTVNLEGGKLVCNTGKFCHVQELKGGEMIETLTRGSTTLVRRSRKV, from the exons ATGGATTTCAGCGGAACGTGGCAGGTCTACGCTCAGGAAAACTACGAGGAGTTCCTCAAGGCCATGG AACTTCCAGAAGATGTAATCAAGATGGCCAAAGACATAAAACCGGTAACCGAGATCAAACAGACGGGCAACGACTTCGTCATCACCTCCAAAACGCCCGGAAAGTCTGTGACAAACTCCTTCACCATCGGCAAGGAGACGGAAATTAACACCATGGATGGGAAGAAGCTGAAG TGCACTGTCAATCTGGAGGGTGGAAAGCTCGTCTGCAATACCGGCAAATTCTGCCACGTCCAAGAACTCAAAGGAGGAGAGATGATCGAG ACTTTGACCCGGGGCTCGACGACTCTGGTCAGGAGGAGCAGAAAGGTCTAG